The Rhinolophus ferrumequinum isolate MPI-CBG mRhiFer1 chromosome 6, mRhiFer1_v1.p, whole genome shotgun sequence genome has a window encoding:
- the WDR20 gene encoding WD repeat-containing protein 20 isoform X7, whose translation MATEGGGKEMNEIKTQFTTREGLYKLLPHSEYSRPNRVPFNSQGSNPVRVSFVNLNDQSGNGDRLCFNVGRELYFYIYKGVRKVSF comes from the coding sequence ATGGCGacggagggaggagggaaggagatgaACGAGATTAAGACCCAATTCACCACCCGGGAAGGTCTGTACAAGCTGCTGCCGCACTCGGAGTACAGCCGGCCCAACCGGGTACCCTTCAACTCGCAGGGATCCAACCCTGTCCGCGTCTCCTTCGTAAACCTCAACGACCAGTCTGGCAACGGCGACCGCCTCTGCTTCAATGTGGGCCGGGAGCTCTACTTCTATATCTACAAGGGGGTCCGCAAG